A genomic region of Larus michahellis chromosome 25, bLarMic1.1, whole genome shotgun sequence contains the following coding sequences:
- the RAD23A gene encoding UV excision repair protein RAD23 homolog A, which translates to MLWGPPGGAGAAVAVAVTAAAAMAVTVTLKTLQQQTFKIRMEPHETVRALKEKIEAEKGSDAFPVAGQKLIYAGKILSDDVPIREYRIDEKNFVVVMVTKAKSSLGAAAPEASASGTAEPPAAPGPPPAADAIPPPPAAPSEETPSQDLPPLTLSEPAAGSVPPPGSAGRSADAASTLVTGSEYETMLTEIMSMGYERERVVAALRASYNNPHRAVEYLLTGIPGSPEPERPPVQESRPPEQPAPEGENPLEFLREQPQFQNMRQVIQQNPALLPALLQQLGQENPQLLQQISQHQEQFIQMLNEPLGELGDLEGEMGAIGDESPQMNYIQVTPQEKEAIERLKALGFPESLVIQAYFACEKNENLAANFLLSQNFDDD; encoded by the exons ATGTTGTGGGGGCCGCCGGGAGGAGCCGGAGCCGCCGTTGCCGTTGCCGttaccgccgccgccgccatggcggtGACTGTGACGCTGAAGACGCTGCAGCAACAAACCTTCAAGATCCGGATGGAGCCGCACGAAACG gTGCGGGCGCTGAAGGAGAAGATCGAGGCAGAGAAGGGCAGCGACGCCTTTCCTGTGGCCGGGCAGAAGCTCATTTACGCTGGGAAGATCCTGAGCGACGACGTCCCCATCCGTGAGTACCGTATTGATGAGAAGAACTTCGTGGTTGTCATGGTGACCAAG GCCAAGTCTTCGCTGGGCGCCGCAGCCCCCGAGGCCAGTGCCAGTGGCACCGCGGAGCCTCCCGCGGCACCagggccccccccggccgccgaTGCCATCCCCCCACCACCAGCCGCCCCCAGCGAGGAGACGCCATCCCAGGACCTCCCTCCACTCACCCTCTCAGAGCCCGCAGCAGG CTCTGTTCCCCCCCCAGGTAGCGCGGGGCGCTCGGCCGACGCCGCCTCCACCCTCG TGACGGGCTCGGAGTACGAGACGATGCTGACGGAGATCATGTCGATGGGCTACGAGCGGGAGCGGGTGGTGGCCGCGCTGCGCGCCAGCTACAACAACCCCCACCGCGCCGTCGAGTACCTGCTGACG GGCATCCCCGGCAGCCCCGAGCCCGAGCGCCCGCCCGTGCAGGAGAGTCGCCCCCCGGAGCAGCCAGCGCCAGAAG GAGAGAACCCACTGGAATTCCTGCGGGAGCAGCCCCAGTTCCAGAACATGCGGCAGGTGATCCAGCAGAACCcggccctgctgcctgccctgctccagcagctgggccaggagaACCCCCAGCTGCTCCAG cAAATCAGCCAGCACCAGGAGCAGTTCATCCAGATGCTGAACGAGCCGCTGGGGGAACTGGGCGACCTGGAGGGGGAGATGGGCGCCATCGGGGACGAGTCCCCCCAGATGAACTACATCCAGGTGACGCCTCAGGAAAAAGAAGCCATAGAAAGG TTGAAGGCGCTGGGCTTCCCCGAGAGCCTGGTGATCCAGGCCTACTTCGCCTGCGAGAAGAACGAGAACCTGGCGGCCAACTTCCTGCTCAGCCAGAACTTCGACGACGACTGA
- the CALR gene encoding calreticulin — MGRGRRRAEGRRADKRRRRHRPPPQCRAPPGQEGGEGRAVWGPTAMSRLSLPVLLGALLALAAAGPTQFFREEFGDGDAWTRRWVESKHKSDYGRFVLTAGKFYGDAEKDKGIQTSQDARFYAISSRFEPFSNRDKTLVVQFTVKHEQNIDCGGGYVKLFPASLNQEDMHGDSEYNIMFGPDICGPGTKKVHVIFNYKGKNVLINKDIRCKDDEFTHLYTLVVRPDNTYEVKIDNGRVESGSLEEDWDLLPPRKIKDPEARKPDDWDERAKIDDPEDTKPEDWDKPEHIPDPDAKKPEDWDEEMDGEWEPPVIQNPEYKGEWRPRQIDNPDYKGKWVHPEIDNPEYSPDPHLYAYDSFGVIGLDLWQVKSGTIFDNFLITDDEKLAEEIGNETWGATKEAERKMKEQQDEEQRKKQEEEEKQRKEEEGEEEGDEEEDEEEEEPEEAEATPRDEL, encoded by the exons ATGGGCCGGGGCCGGAGGCGGGCCGAGGGGCGGCGGGCGGATAAAAGGCGGCGGCGCCACCGCCCCCCTCCGCAGTGCCGGGCGCCGCCGGgccaggagggaggggaaggccgCGCTGTGTGGGGACCGACCGCCATGAGCCGCCTCAGCCTCCCCGTCCTGCTCGGCGCCCTCCTGGCgctggcggcggccgggcccaCCCAGTTCTTCCGGGAGGAGttcggggatggag ATGCCTGGACCCGCCGGTGGGTGGAATCAAAGCACAAGTCCGACTATGGCCGGTTCGTCCTCACAGCTGGGAAGTTCTACGGCGACGCTGAGAAGGATAAAG GCATCCAGACAAGCCAGGACGCCCGGTTCTACGCCATCTCCTCCCGCTTTGAGCCCTTCAGCAACCGGGACAAGACGCTGGTGGTGCAGTTCACGGTGAAGCACGAGCAGAACATAGACTGTGGCGGTGGCTATGTCAAGCTCTTCCCGGCCAGCCTGAACCAGGAGGACATGCACGGCGACTCAGAGTACAACATCATGTTCG GCCCTGACATCTGCGGCCCCGGCACCAAGAAGGTCCACGTCATCTTCAACTACAAAGGGAAGAACGTCCTGATCAACAAGGACATTCGCTgcaag GACGACGAGTTCACCCACCTCTATACGCTGGTGGTGCGTCCCGACAACACCTACGAGGTGAAGATCGACAACGGGCGGGTGGAGTCGGGCAGCCTGGAGGAGGACTGGGACCTGCTGCCCCCCCGCAAGATCAAGGACCCCGAGGCGCGGAAACCCGATGACTGGGATGAGCGGGCCAAGATCGATGACCCCGAGGACACCAAGCCTGAG gacTGGGACAAGCCCGAGCACATCCCTGACCCTGATGCCAAGAAGCCAGAGGATTGGGATGAGGAGATGGACGGGGAGTGGGAGCCCCCCGTCATCCAGAACCCCGAGTACAAG GGCGAATGGCGGCCCCGGCAGATCGACAATCCCGATTACAAGGGGAAGTGGGTGCACCCCGAGATCGACAACCCCGAGTACAGCCCCGACCCCCACCTCTACGCCTACGACAGCTTCGGTGTCATCGGCCTCGACCTCTGGCAG GTGAAATCCGGCACCATTTTTGACAACTTCCTCATCACGGATGATGAGAAATTAGCAGAGGAAATCGGGAACGAGACCTGGGGGGCCACCAAG GAAGCCGAGAGGAAGAtgaaggagcagcaggacgaAGAGCAGCGCaagaagcaggaggaagaggaaaagcagcggaaggaggaggaaggggaagaggaaggggacgAGGAGGAAGACGAAGAGGAGGAAGAACCCGAGGAGGCGGAAGCAACCCCCCGGGACGAgctgtga
- the FARSA gene encoding phenylalanine--tRNA ligase alpha subunit isoform X1, with protein MSPSVAELLLERLDRAAAGPGGGLCSLEAAAALGLDHQTLVGAVKSLQALGEVIEAEARSATRWELSPEGAEALRDGSPEVRLFRSLPAEGLPQSDAMKLPGGSVGFSKAMANKWLRLEKGAPGGPRVFRAVPEVQDRVQESLRRVQQGEAEGLPERERTELKRRKLLLEVTLKSYWIRKGSAFSTAVARQETELTPEMIATGSWRQLPFKPYNFSALGLPPACGHLHPLLKVRSQLRQIFLEMGFTEMPTDNFVESSFWNFDALFQPQQHPARDQHDTFFLQDPAEAPELPAGYTAKVKKVHSQGGYGSQGYKYDWRLEEARKNLLRTHTTSASARALYRLARQEKFSPVKYFSIDRVFRNESLDATHLAEFHQVEGVVADRGLTLGHLMGTLRQFFSKLGITQLRFKPAYNPYTEPSMEVFSYHEGLKKWVEVGNSGVFRPELLLPMGLPENVSVIAWGLSLERPTMIKYGINNIRELVGHRINLQMVYDSPLCRLDT; from the exons ATGTCGCCGAGCGTGgccgagctgctgctggagcggctggaccgggcggcggcggggcccggcgggggtcTCTGCAGCCTGGAGGCGGCCGCCGCGCTCGGCCTCGACCACCAGACGCTCGTCGGGGCCGTCAAGAGCCTGCAGGcgctgggggag GTGATCGAGGCGGAGGCGCGGTCGGCGACGCGGTGGGAGCTGAGCCCCGAGGGGGCGGAGGCGCTGCGGGACGGCAGCCCCGAGGTGCGGCTCTTCCGCAGCCTCCCGGCCGAGGGGCTGCCCCAGAGCGACGCCATG AAGCTGCCCGGTGGCTCGGTGGGCTTCAGCAAGGCCATGGCCAACAAGTGGCTGCGCCTGGAGAAGGGGGCGCCCGGCGGCCCCCGCGTCTTTCGTGCT gTGCCGGAGGTGCAGGACAGGGTGCAGGAGAGCCTGCGGCGGGTGCAGCAGGGGGAGGCCGAGGGGCTGCCCGAACGTGAGCGCACCGAGCTCAAGAGGAGgaagctgctgctggaagt caccctcaaaTCCTACTGGATCCGCAAGGGCAGCGCCTTCAGCACGGCAGTGGCGCGGCAGGAGACGGAGCTGACGCCGGAGATGATCGCCAC GGGCTCCTGGCGGCAGCTCCCCTTCAAGCCCTACAACTTCTCAGCCCTGGGGCTACCACCGGCTTGCGGCCACCTCCACCCGCTGCTGAAGGTGCGCTCGCAGCTGCGCCAGATCTTCCTGGAGATGGG GTTCACAGAGATGCCCACCGACAACTTCGTGGAGAGCTCCTTCTGGAATTTCGACGCCCtcttccagccccagcagcacccggcCCGCGACCAGCACGACACCTTCTTTCTgcagg atCCCGCCGAGGCCCCCGAGCTGCCCGCCGGCTACACGGCCAAGGTGAAGAAGGTCCACTCACAGGGAGGCTACGGCTCACAGGG GTACAAGTACGACTGGCGGCTGGAGGAGGCGAGGAAGAACCTGCTGCGCACCCACACCACGTCGGCCAGTGCCCGGGCACTCTACCGGCTGGCCCGCCAG GAGAAGTTCTCCCCGGTGAAATACTTCTCCATCGACCGGGTTTTCCGCAACGAGAGCCTGGATGCCACCCACTTGGCCGAGTTCCACCAGGTGGAGGGGGTGGTGGCTGACCGCGGCCTCACCCTCGGCCACCTCATGGGCACCCTCCGGCAGTTCTTCAGCAAGCTGG gcaTCACCCAGCTGCGCTTCAAGCCGGCCTATAACCCCTACACCGAGCCCAGCATGGAGGTGTTCAGCTACCACGAGG GGCTGAAGAAGTGGGTGGAGGTGGGGAACTCGGGGGTCTTCcgccctgagctgctgctgcccatggggctgcccgAGAACGTCTCCGTCATCGCCTGGGGGCTCTCGCTGGAGCG CCCCACTATGATCAAATACGGCATCAACAACATCCGCGAGCTGGTGGGGCACCGCATTAACCTGCAGATGGTCTACGACAGCCCGCTCTGCCGCCTGGACACCTAG
- the FARSA gene encoding phenylalanine--tRNA ligase alpha subunit isoform X2, whose amino-acid sequence MSPSVAELLLERLDRAAAGPGGGLCSLEAAAALGLDHQTLVGAVKSLQALGEVIEAEARSATRWELSPEGAEALRDGSPEVRLFRSLPAEGLPQSDAMKLPGGSVGFSKAMANKWLRLEKGAPGGPRVFRAVPEVQDRVQESLRRVQQGEAEGLPERERTELKRRKLLLEVTLKSYWIRKGSAFSTAVARQETELTPEMIATGSWRQLPFKPYNFSALGLPPACGHLHPLLKVRSQLRQIFLEMGFTEMPTDNFVESSFWNFDALFQPQQHPARDQHDTFFLQDPAEAPELPAGYTAKVKKVHSQGGYGSQGYKYDWRLEEARKNLLRTHTTSASARALYRLARQEKFSPVKYFSIDRVFRNESLDATHLAEFHQVEGVVADRGLTLGHLMGTLRQFFSKLGITQLRFKPAYNPYTEPSMEVFSYHEAPL is encoded by the exons ATGTCGCCGAGCGTGgccgagctgctgctggagcggctggaccgggcggcggcggggcccggcgggggtcTCTGCAGCCTGGAGGCGGCCGCCGCGCTCGGCCTCGACCACCAGACGCTCGTCGGGGCCGTCAAGAGCCTGCAGGcgctgggggag GTGATCGAGGCGGAGGCGCGGTCGGCGACGCGGTGGGAGCTGAGCCCCGAGGGGGCGGAGGCGCTGCGGGACGGCAGCCCCGAGGTGCGGCTCTTCCGCAGCCTCCCGGCCGAGGGGCTGCCCCAGAGCGACGCCATG AAGCTGCCCGGTGGCTCGGTGGGCTTCAGCAAGGCCATGGCCAACAAGTGGCTGCGCCTGGAGAAGGGGGCGCCCGGCGGCCCCCGCGTCTTTCGTGCT gTGCCGGAGGTGCAGGACAGGGTGCAGGAGAGCCTGCGGCGGGTGCAGCAGGGGGAGGCCGAGGGGCTGCCCGAACGTGAGCGCACCGAGCTCAAGAGGAGgaagctgctgctggaagt caccctcaaaTCCTACTGGATCCGCAAGGGCAGCGCCTTCAGCACGGCAGTGGCGCGGCAGGAGACGGAGCTGACGCCGGAGATGATCGCCAC GGGCTCCTGGCGGCAGCTCCCCTTCAAGCCCTACAACTTCTCAGCCCTGGGGCTACCACCGGCTTGCGGCCACCTCCACCCGCTGCTGAAGGTGCGCTCGCAGCTGCGCCAGATCTTCCTGGAGATGGG GTTCACAGAGATGCCCACCGACAACTTCGTGGAGAGCTCCTTCTGGAATTTCGACGCCCtcttccagccccagcagcacccggcCCGCGACCAGCACGACACCTTCTTTCTgcagg atCCCGCCGAGGCCCCCGAGCTGCCCGCCGGCTACACGGCCAAGGTGAAGAAGGTCCACTCACAGGGAGGCTACGGCTCACAGGG GTACAAGTACGACTGGCGGCTGGAGGAGGCGAGGAAGAACCTGCTGCGCACCCACACCACGTCGGCCAGTGCCCGGGCACTCTACCGGCTGGCCCGCCAG GAGAAGTTCTCCCCGGTGAAATACTTCTCCATCGACCGGGTTTTCCGCAACGAGAGCCTGGATGCCACCCACTTGGCCGAGTTCCACCAGGTGGAGGGGGTGGTGGCTGACCGCGGCCTCACCCTCGGCCACCTCATGGGCACCCTCCGGCAGTTCTTCAGCAAGCTGG gcaTCACCCAGCTGCGCTTCAAGCCGGCCTATAACCCCTACACCGAGCCCAGCATGGAGGTGTTCAGCTACCACGAGG CCCCACTATGA
- the SYCE2 gene encoding synaptonemal complex central element protein 2 codes for MSRKEHDVPEVEAAAGDSPFLAGVGRDELPSENPDRTEGLPVGPRPGTEAALDGQASRYFASLDASVGGLQQRAQQLIDRVNDSRKEDHTVMSGFRESLLLKVSGLAEQLEERLFHLYGLHNELIQERLQELAEVMERVGQAEAELQQVCRTVEAAYRDLCLQPET; via the exons ATGTCGCGAAAGGAGCACGATGTCCCCGAGGTGGAGGCGGCAGCAGGCGACAGCCCCTTCTTGGCAGGAGTGGGCAGGGATGAGCTCCCCAGCGAGAACCCCGACAG GACGGAGGGTCTGCCAGTGGGCCCCCGGCCCGGCACAGAGGCGGCACTGGACGGCCAGGCCTCCCGCTACTTTGCCTCGCTGGACGCCAGCGTCGGGGGCCTGCAGCAGCGCGCCCAGCAGCTGATCGACAGAGTGAACGACAGCCGAAAGGAGGATCACACCGTCATGAGCGGCTTCAGGGAGAGCCTGCTGCTGAAG GTCTCAGGGCTGgcggagcagctggaggagcggcTCTTCCACCTCTACGGCCTCCACAATGAGCTGATCCAGgagcggctgcaggagctggcagaggtgaTGGAGCGAGTGGGGCAGGCTGAGGCCGAGCTCCAGCAGGTCTGCCGCACCGTGGAGGCGGCCTACCGagacctctgcctgcagcccGAGACCTGA
- the GCDH gene encoding glutaryl-CoA dehydrogenase, mitochondrial gives MALRLATPLLRPLRSGVRWGGSAPPPPAFDWRDPLGLEGLLAPEERLLRDTMRKYCRERLLPRVLHANRHEVFDREIVSEMGALGVLGPTIKGYGCAGTTSVGYGLVARELEQVDSSYRSVLSVQSSLVMHPIMAYGTPAQRDRFLPPLARGEMLGCFGLTEPNHGSDPGRMETRARYNPGAKTYTLRGSKTWITNAPAADLCLVWAVCEGDGKVRGFLLERGTPGLSTPKIEGKFSLRASATGMIVMEDVEVPEENLLPHAEGLAGPFGCLNHARYGIAWGALGAAETCLETARQYVLDRNQFGGPLARNQLVQKKLADMVTEIALGLQACLRLGRLKDEGRAAPEMVSMLKRNSCGKALAIAREARDMLGGNGVCDEYHVIRHLMNLEAVNTYEGTHDIHALILGRAITGIQAFAPSKPPAPRG, from the exons atGGCGCTGCGCCTGGCCACCCCGCTGCTACGCCCCCTCCGGAGCGGCGTCCGCTgggggggctcggccccccccccgccgg CCTTCGACTGGCGGGACccgctggggctggaggggctactGGCCCCCGAGGAGCGGCTACTGCGAGACACCATGCGCAAGTACTGCCGGGAGCGGCTGCTGCCCCGCGTCCTGCACGCCAACCGACATGAGG TCTTTGACCGGGAGATCGTGTCGGAGATGGGAGCGCTGGGGGTGCTGGGCCCCACCATCAAAG GGTACGGCTGTGCGGGCACCACCTCGGTGGGCTACGGGCTGGTGGCGCgggagctggagcaggtggacAGCAGCTACCGGTCGGTGCTGAGCGTCCAGTCCTCCCTCGTCATGCACCCCATCATGGCCTACGGGACCCCCGCCCAGCGGGACCGCTTCCTGCCCCCCCTGG cacggggggagatgctggggtgcTTCGGTCTGACGGAGCCCAACCACGGGAGCGACCCGGGGCGCATGGAGACACGGGCACGGTACAACCCCGGCGCGAAGACCTACACGCTGCGGGGCTCCAAGACCTG GATCACCAACGCGCCGGCGGCCGACCTGTGCCTGGTGTGGGCAGTGTGTGAGGGGGACGGGAAGGTGCGGGGATTCCTGCTGGAGCGAGGGACCCCCGGCCTCAGCACCCCCAAAATCGAGGGCAAATTCTCGCTCCGCGCCTCCGCCACTGGCATGATcgtgatggaggatgtggaggTGCCAGAGGAGAACCTGCTGCCCCACGCCGAGGGCCTGGCG GGACCCTTCGGCTGCCTGAACCATGCACGCTACGGCATCGCCTGGGGCGCGCTGGGCGCCGCTGAGACCTGCCTGGAGACGGCACGGCAATACGTCCTTGACAG GAACCAGTTTGGGGGTCCGCTGGCACGCAACCAGCTGGTGCAGAAGAAGCTGGCCGACATGGTGACAGAGAtcgccctggggctgcaggcctgcCTGCGCCTCGGCCGCCTCAAGGATGAGGGCAG ggcggCCCCCGAGATGGTGTCGATGCTGAAGCGCAACTCATGCGGGAAGGCGCTGGCCATCGCCCGGGAGGCGCGGGACATGCTGGGGGGGAACGGGGTGTGCGACGAGTACCACGTCATCCGGCACCTCATGAACCTGGAGGCTGTCAACACCTACGAAG GCACCCATGACATCCACGCGCTCATCCTGGGACGAGCCATCACTGGCATCCAGGCCTTCGCCCCCAGCAAGCCGCCGGCACCGCGAGGATAA